Below is a genomic region from Fischerella sp. PCC 9605.
GTGGTGAAAAAAAAATGATTGAAACACCAAGACACTAAGACACAAAGAGGAAAATAGTCTTTTACCCACCTTGACAGGGCTACCCTTATCCCCTATTCCCAGTCCCTAATCCCTCATAAATTGGTAATTCCTCCAAGGACGGCAATTTTAACGGATATCGCAGTTCAGACAGCATCCGCGTCATTTGCTCACGCCCGGAGCGCTGAACCTGCATAACAGAAGGTCTTGACTCCAGACGCCGTACGTAATCTATTAGTCTGGGCAAGTGCTTGTAGTTGTAAACTATACGTACGTAGGCGAGGGTAGGAGCAGCGGCGCAGTCTGCCAAGGAAAACTCTTCGCCCGCTAGCCAGGTACGCCCTCCAAGCCGCTCGTTTAGGAGAGTGCAGCCAGTCTCTAAAAGCCGCTTTGCTTTGACGACCTCTTTGCTACCGCGCTCCTCAACTGGGCACTGAGTATCGGCAAATAATGCCTCACGTCCGCCGTTGATATACACATCAACAACTCGCTCCAGCAGACGAACCTCTAAAGCAAGTTCTAGTTCTTCAGGAATAAGGCGAGGTTCATTTTGAAAGTGGCGATCGAGGTATTCAATAATAATGCCAGCCTCAAACAGTACCTGACCGTTATCAGTTACCAGCGTGGGAATTTTACCAAAGGGGTTGATTTGCATGTAGCGCGATCGCGCTTCGGGATCGAAAAGATTCACCTCGATAGGTGTAAAATCTATGCCCTTCTCGTAGAGGGCAATTAGCACTCGCTGGCAGTAGGATGAGGCAGTTGCGTAGTAGAGTTTCATGTTAGTCATTAGTCATTAGTCATTAGTCATTGGTGAAATGACTAATGACTTTAGATAAATTTAGAAATACCCTCGAACACGGTCAATTACTGCGTCTGGATCGTCGGGCAAGCGATCGCCTCTCCAGGCTACATGTCCGTCAGGTCGCACTAAGACATAAGCTCGCTCGTAGAGATTGGCAATATCAAGATTGTCGATTTGTATGCTTGTAAAAGGCACATCTTTTTGCTGGCAGACTTTATCAAAGGTTTCAACTCCCTGTTGCCCTTGGAAACACATCAGCACAAAACTGTGACCGAATAAATCTATCGTGGATTTACCAGACTCTAACCAAGCATGGGGCGC
It encodes:
- a CDS encoding glutathione S-transferase family protein is translated as MKLYYATASSYCQRVLIALYEKGIDFTPIEVNLFDPEARSRYMQINPFGKIPTLVTDNGQVLFEAGIIIEYLDRHFQNEPRLIPEELELALEVRLLERVVDVYINGGREALFADTQCPVEERGSKEVVKAKRLLETGCTLLNERLGGRTWLAGEEFSLADCAAAPTLAYVRIVYNYKHLPRLIDYVRRLESRPSVMQVQRSGREQMTRMLSELRYPLKLPSLEELPIYEGLGTGNRG